The genomic DNA GTCAGCGGTCACATTCGGCTACAAAGGAATGGAGTGGGGGCAAGAGCCCTATAACAATTTCACGGTTTTGCGGGCGAAATTTGACCAATGGTTCGCTTCAAAAGCCGTTGAACAAGGGGCACTCTTAGTCAATGAAACGGTCGTTACGGAATGTATCGTGGAGAATGGAAAAGTTGTCGGTGTAAGAACAGACAGACCGGATGGTGATGTCTATGCTGACGTTGTCGTTCTTGCTGATGGTGTCAATTCGCTCCTCGCTAAATCGCTCGGTTTCCATAAAGAGTACCGTCCTGATGAAGTAGCACTTGCTACAATGGAGATTTTAAAGCTCGATAAAAAAATCATCGAGGATCGTTTCAACCTTGAGCCGAACCAAGGCTGTACAATCGAACTTTTCGGGGATGCGACGAAAGGGATACTTGGCACAGGCTTCCTATACACGAACAAGGACTCATTGAGCATCGGAGTTGGAACGTTGCTCTCTGGTTTAATTAAACACAAGATCCGGCCATATGAATTATTGGATTATGTGAAAAACCATCCGATGATCCGACCTTACCTCCAAGGCACCGAGCAACAGGAATACCTGGCTCATTTGATTCCTGAAGGTGGTTATAAATCGATGGGGAAAGTCGTCGGGAATGGCGTCATCGTTGTCGGAGATGCAGCACAGCTCGTCAATGCCATCCACCGTGAAGGCTCGAATCTGGCGATGACCTCTGGAAGGATTGCCGCGGAAACCGTTATGAACGCGATGGAGAAAGGTGATTACTCAGAAGGTACATTAGATCAATACCGTATGAAGTTGATGGCTAGCTTTGTCGGTCAAGATATGAAGAAGTATAAAGATTCAACCCATCATTTTGATAAGTTCCCTCAGTATTTCGATCAATATATTCCGATGATGAACAAAGCAGCCAGTCAAATGTTCACCGTTGATGGCAAGTCAAAATGGGAAAAACAGAAAAAGATTTGGAAGGACATCGGCTCACCAAGGGAAAAAATCAAAATCGCTCGTGATTTCTACCGAGCATGGAAGGTGATGAAGTGATGAGTGAAGAAAAAAAGCCTCAGTCCATTGAAGAGAAACAATACCTTGTCCGGTTCAATGCAGATACGAAATCTCATCTCCACGTCAAAAACCCTGAAATCTGCTTGACCGATTGCCCGGACAAAATCTGTACGATCTTCTGTCCGGCTGAAATTTACAAATGGGAAGACATACGAATGCATGTCGGATACGAAGGCTGTCATGAATGTGGAAGCTGCCGAATCGGGTGCCCACATGAAAACATTGATTGGGTATACCCAAAGGGTGGCCATGGGATCATTTTCAGATTAGGTTGATCGAGTAGGTGAGTTGACCTTCTTGGTCAACTCTTTTTTTATTTGTTTAAAATTAATCCTATAAAATGAAAAAACACCCTCTCAACTGGAGGCGTGTTCCAACTCGTATGTATGTCAGGTGTTTGTATATTGTTTCACAAACTATGTTAAAAAGAGAGAAAGATAGTCCTTCATCTCTATCTTTTATTTGATCAATGTGAACATTTGACCTTCTTTGGCCTTCTTTTCTAATTGGCTTGTGTAATCAATTGCCTCATAAATTGAGGTGAAATTTCCAGAGACATAGTAGGGCATTTTATAATTGAAGCCGCCACACTGCTTAGAAGGGAAGACGAATACATTCCATTGATAAGCCCCGGTGACCTTATCCATTTCACTGCCTTCTAAAGCGATGAGCCAATGCGTGCAACTCTCACAATGATTTTGTTCCTTGACTGTGGCTTGATCGCTTTCACCTATTAAGACTAGTGCTCGCTGATAAAACTCTCCATAATTAGGTGCACTCTTCATCGGCAACACTCCTTTCCGAAAATAAACCTGAAAACGTAAAAAAGGTCTTATAGCAGTATATGTACGACCTCGGAAAATGATTATTCAATTTTCTGATAATAACTAAAAAAGAGAGACTGACTAAAAACGTCAATCTCTTTATACGCGATATTAGTAGTAACCGAATCCGCAACATCCGCGTCTGCGGCGGCGAGCACCACCTACGCCAGCTGCTCCTACGATAATCAGCAAAATGAACAGTACGACCACCAAAGCAAATGCTTTCCCAGTGAACCCTGCAACTGAATCACTCAAGTGAAAAACCTCCTTTCATTCTACTATATGAATCGTCAGAGAGATTTGGACAGGCTATTGAGTATGAGATAGAAAAATAGGCAAATCTTTTTCCAAGATGACTTGAACGATTTATACTTGACTGAAAGGAGGATGAAAACATGTTGCTGGAAAAATTACCTGAGATCCGTATGCAGGATTTAAACGGAAATCCGTACAGTACGAAACAACTCGAAGGGAAAAAAGCATTGATTTTCATGTGGGCATCCTGGTGAAGGTGCCGCCAACAACTGCCAGGATGGCAGAAATTTTACGAATCAATTAAACATGAAAACTTTGAAATCTTATCGGTCGCGGTAGATGTGCAAGGTCCTGAAGTGGTGAAGCCGTATGTGACAGGTACAACGTTTAAGACAGTCGTTGATACGGAAAATCGATTAAGCAATCATTTTCAGTTCAAGATTGTCCCAAATGGGATTTTTGTTGACGAAGATGGCACAATAAGACTCGTCAAACAAGGATTTAAAGTCGACGAAGAGACACATGTCGAGGCTGTAAGAGAATTGATTGATGAGCAGGTGGATAAGGTAGAGCTGACAGATGATTATTACACTCCTCCAACTGATTTAGAGAAAATACAACAACAATTAGCCGAAACAAAATACAAATTAGCCATGCAGTATTTGCAGCATGGACAAAAAGAAGATGCGCTGACAGAGTTGGATGAAGCGATTAAACTCGATCCTGATAACTTCCTGATCCGGAAACAGAGATGGTATATCCGGTACCCAGAAAAGTTCGAAGGTACGATTGATACTGACTGGCAGCAGGCATTATTGAGAAGAGAACGTGAACAAGAGGCTCAAGAAAACGGCTCATCCGAATGTGGACCAGAAGGCTGTGAAATACCAGGAACAGACCGGTGAGATAACACTTGGACGGTTCCTCAATGGAATAAATTAAAAATGATATGTAGGGAGGACTCTGACAGAGTTCCTCTTTTTTTTGCTCTTCATCAATATTTTCTTATGTTAAATAAAAGGGACTAAAAGCGGGCAAAAAACGTTTTGATTTTCATATAGTTATACATGATTCGTGCATGACGGGCTTCTTCGGTATCGTATTGCATTTCCTCACGGAGCCGTTCCATGAATTCAAGATCACACTCCAAGCAAGGTCCATAGCATTCATAACATTCATCATGTGCTTTGCATGCTGCATCCACATCATTGATTGGAAAACCAGGACCACTGCAGCCAGGTCCACACCAACGATAGCCTGGAAACACGCAAAAGCCCTTTCTAGGTTTCCTTCTATCGCACATCTCAAGAAACCTCCTCTGTTGAAATGACATACCCATCTATAAGGACAGCCTTTACTAGTACGATATGCTTTGTCCTTACTCCAGGTTTGTCCAAACACCCACGGAAGAGGAGGTTTGTATCAATATGGGAAGAAATTTGGACAAGGTCTATAAACCCTTGTCCAAACAATTTGTTGGTACAAGCATAGCTTATTAATAAGAAGCATTCCTTCTTAATCCATTGAGAAAGGAGTTTTTTCATGTCATACGCACGTGGAGGATCAGGATTCGCACTGATCGTAGTTCTGTTTGTCCTACTAATTATCGTAGGTGTCAGTTTCGTAAACTGGTAAGCTAGATGATTGAGTGAAAATGGGGTTTGGCTGGAAGTTCTCAGTCATTCCCTTAACTTTTGTGTTTTTCGGAATGGCTCAATGATATGGTGAAGGAGGAGAATCAAATGTCAGCTGAATATTACCATGGTTTATTTTGTGAAAACATTGGAAATTGTGTAGAAATCACATGTCATGACGGCAATGTCTACCACGGTTACATCGATCATTGCGATCATCGAAATGTATACCTTCGTCCATTAAACGATGATGGTGGAAATGACACAGGTCTATTTTTCTTTTTTGGTGCCGGACTTATCGCAGTCGGTTTAGTTGCGATTGCTGCTGCAAGTTTTTCACCGTTCTTTTGGTAGGAGATAATGGCCTATCCTCTATGATGGCGATCTGTACATAGGGTTTAGGCTTTTCCTTATTTAGATGGAGCTTCATATTCTTCTTTTAACATCGCGTACAGATTGATATTCGAATACCTTTCCTTTTGGAATATGGCTTTACGTAGGGTTCCTTCTAATTTGAAATCATTTCGTTGTAGTATTCGATTTGCTGGAGCGTTCTCTTCGATTACGCGGGCATACAGACGATTCAACGAGAGTGTGTGGAAACCGAAGTCCATGATCGTAGTCAGCATCTCTTGGCCGTATCCTTGTTTCCAATACACTTTTGCAAGCAAAGCACCGATTTCGCTTTGATGAGAAAGACGATCCAAGTGTCGGAAGCCGGTCAAACCAATGAAATGGTTGGTCGCCCTTTCAAAGACAGCCCAATTAAATGGATGATTTGCAATCAGCCGTTCTATAAAATACGTTGCTTCAGTCATGCTTGAAACCGTGTAACCCAAGTCGTATTGGACGACGTCATGATCTGCCAGCAACTCCGTTACAGCAGGAAAATCCTCCGATTCAATCGCTCGATACATAAGTCGTTTAGACGTAAGTTTGGGAAGATCAACAATCCGCTTCTTTCCATCCATTATGAAGCCCCCTGACCCAGTCAAATAAGAAGGAGCTGCCCTGATTTCATTTGGACAACTCCATTGCCGATCCAATTATTTTCCGTATCCCCCATGCCCATATCCATCGTATCCGTATCCATCATAGTAGCAATAGCCACAGGCTGCTACCCCGATGATAATTAGCAGAATGAAGAGAACAACGATTAACGCAAAGCTTCCCCCATGTTTATATCCGTCACTCATTCCTATTACCTCCCAAAATTCAAATACAATAGCAATATATGTACCTAAGGGCGTTTGTGAACTGAAAAAAGGTATGATTGGGGTAAAATAGGCATTCGTGTAGAATATGGAACTATAAAAGTCGACCGGAATCTTCGGTCGACTTTTTCTGATTCTTAATCCTCTTCAAATAGTTTCTCTCCACGATGGAGTCGCATTGCGATTGTTGCCATATGTGGCGTTTCACGATGAGTGGGGGCATGAGCAGCCAAATATCTTGTCATAGCGATAATCATTGTTTCTTGTGCACGCTCTGCTAAAGCAGAGGATTCATCCTCCCAGAGGTCATGCTCCATTAATGCGGCTTCATACATCTGGAAGGAATGGAACTCTGCATCCTCACGGAGTAAAGCATGCCCGAGTGTATTGAATAATGCTTGTTTATCTCCTCCGCTTGTTAAATAGGTAACGACCCATTTCGCTGCTTGATTAACCTGTTGCTGTTTATTCAGCATTTCAAGTAATTCCGATGGATGAGCACTGGATTCCAAGTGTTCCGGCTTAGGTTTTTTTGCTTTAGGCATATTCAAGAAGCGATCCAAATAAATGCTCATTGCACTATGGAAAACAGCTCTTGTCAATTCTACGCTCGTTGAACGTCGCAATGATTCGTGTACAGCATGTGCATGCGTGAAGGTATGGAGAACAGTGATCCAATCATTGAAGTCGTTCTGCGTATGGAATCTGGCAATACGTTCAGCAGCAGC from Pseudalkalibacillus sp. SCS-8 includes the following:
- a CDS encoding YjcZ family sporulation protein, yielding MSYARGGSGFALIVVLFVLLIIVGVSFVNW
- a CDS encoding thioredoxin family protein, with amino-acid sequence MTGTTFKTVVDTENRLSNHFQFKIVPNGIFVDEDGTIRLVKQGFKVDEETHVEAVRELIDEQVDKVELTDDYYTPPTDLEKIQQQLAETKYKLAMQYLQHGQKEDALTELDEAIKLDPDNFLIRKQRWYIRYPEKFEGTIDTDWQQALLRREREQEAQENGSSECGPEGCEIPGTDR
- a CDS encoding YjcZ family sporulation protein, which encodes MSDGYKHGGSFALIVVLFILLIIIGVAACGYCYYDGYGYDGYGHGGYGK
- a CDS encoding ferredoxin family protein; its protein translation is MSEEKKPQSIEEKQYLVRFNADTKSHLHVKNPEICLTDCPDKICTIFCPAEIYKWEDIRMHVGYEGCHECGSCRIGCPHENIDWVYPKGGHGIIFRLG
- a CDS encoding phospholipase, giving the protein MCDRRKPRKGFCVFPGYRWCGPGCSGPGFPINDVDAACKAHDECYECYGPCLECDLEFMERLREEMQYDTEEARHARIMYNYMKIKTFFARF
- a CDS encoding GNAT family N-acetyltransferase, which gives rise to MDGKKRIVDLPKLTSKRLMYRAIESEDFPAVTELLADHDVVQYDLGYTVSSMTEATYFIERLIANHPFNWAVFERATNHFIGLTGFRHLDRLSHQSEIGALLAKVYWKQGYGQEMLTTIMDFGFHTLSLNRLYARVIEENAPANRILQRNDFKLEGTLRKAIFQKERYSNINLYAMLKEEYEAPSK
- a CDS encoding FAD-dependent oxidoreductase, with protein sequence MSERFDCIIVGAGPAGISCAYELAKGGANVLLLERGEYPGSKNVMGGVLYRKMMEDVIPEFYKEAPLERPIVEQRFMMMDKESAVTFGYKGMEWGQEPYNNFTVLRAKFDQWFASKAVEQGALLVNETVVTECIVENGKVVGVRTDRPDGDVYADVVVLADGVNSLLAKSLGFHKEYRPDEVALATMEILKLDKKIIEDRFNLEPNQGCTIELFGDATKGILGTGFLYTNKDSLSIGVGTLLSGLIKHKIRPYELLDYVKNHPMIRPYLQGTEQQEYLAHLIPEGGYKSMGKVVGNGVIVVGDAAQLVNAIHREGSNLAMTSGRIAAETVMNAMEKGDYSEGTLDQYRMKLMASFVGQDMKKYKDSTHHFDKFPQYFDQYIPMMNKAASQMFTVDGKSKWEKQKKIWKDIGSPREKIKIARDFYRAWKVMK